One window of the Shewanella cyperi genome contains the following:
- a CDS encoding MarR family winged helix-turn-helix transcriptional regulator translates to MKTESQNLQYLLERVAALLRGERRNLLGEHGLLPIQFEALYFLGVCNRYSDTPMAVTEYLGQTKGTVSQTLKVLEKKGLIAKQKDETDKRLIHLNLTDAGRGLLEQHSHSALLQHLPDTQLAPLCEGLAQLLIQMQRANGSRPFGQCRQCRFNQHLGGEAYFCNLTKEPLSESDTGLICREFESW, encoded by the coding sequence ATGAAAACCGAATCCCAAAATCTGCAATACCTGTTGGAGCGCGTCGCTGCCTTGTTGCGTGGTGAGCGGCGCAACCTCCTGGGTGAACATGGACTGCTGCCCATTCAGTTCGAGGCGCTCTATTTCCTTGGCGTCTGCAATCGCTATTCCGACACGCCGATGGCGGTGACCGAATATTTGGGCCAAACCAAGGGCACGGTGTCCCAGACCCTGAAAGTGTTGGAGAAAAAGGGCCTGATCGCCAAACAAAAGGATGAGACGGACAAACGCCTTATTCATTTGAATTTGACCGACGCCGGCAGGGGACTGCTGGAGCAGCACAGCCACTCGGCCTTGCTGCAACATCTGCCCGATACCCAATTGGCACCACTTTGCGAAGGATTGGCGCAGTTGCTTATTCAGATGCAGCGAGCCAACGGCTCGCGTCCCTTTGGTCAGTGTCGCCAGTGCCGTTTCAATCAACACCTGGGTGGAGAGGCGTATTTCTGTAATCTGACCAAGGAACCACTGAGCGAGTCCGATACCGGTCTTATCTGCCGCGAGTTTGAAAGCTGGTGA
- a CDS encoding phospholipase C/P1 nuclease family protein has translation MNKLLIAAAAGAVLLSGQANAFSQITHKRIVIDAVNYMKNHPDSTNYSKLQAMAAAAGISIDELAERLGQAAYDVDDFEDTFICGAVTGDCVQAPVWGSAESIVKYTSYWHFQNHTQGSDAHGNDFGGYNYAKLTVWGTVDTMAATWLKGDHLDDGAGGQTGWFGAEDSEYNSYGVTEAHYRQGSSSSYSMYKDFETIPFQPIDNLGQYWYQQFWVQPTVQSLGFVFHTTDLLQPHHVWTTSDLNHSSWESWVRDYYDAEQLNDANLVTAALADFSPLDPASSEIRGLLTQGGNLAYAAGGQVLYSEDHAMRRDVGRQVIPHAIAMVVRLLNHAGNRVAP, from the coding sequence ATGAACAAACTCCTTATTGCTGCTGCAGCCGGCGCAGTGCTGCTGTCCGGCCAGGCCAATGCCTTCAGTCAAATCACCCATAAACGCATAGTGATAGACGCGGTCAACTATATGAAAAACCATCCGGACAGCACCAACTACAGCAAGCTGCAGGCCATGGCCGCAGCGGCGGGGATCAGCATTGATGAGTTGGCCGAACGCTTGGGCCAGGCTGCCTATGATGTGGACGATTTTGAAGACACCTTTATCTGCGGTGCTGTCACCGGCGACTGTGTGCAGGCCCCCGTATGGGGCTCGGCGGAAAGCATAGTCAAGTACACCTCCTACTGGCATTTCCAGAACCATACCCAGGGCAGCGATGCCCACGGCAATGACTTTGGCGGCTACAACTACGCCAAGCTGACGGTGTGGGGCACGGTAGATACCATGGCCGCCACCTGGCTCAAGGGCGATCACCTGGACGATGGTGCCGGCGGACAGACCGGCTGGTTCGGTGCCGAGGACAGTGAATACAACAGCTACGGCGTAACCGAAGCCCACTACCGCCAGGGCAGCAGCTCCAGTTACAGCATGTATAAGGACTTTGAGACCATACCGTTCCAGCCGATAGATAACCTGGGACAATATTGGTACCAGCAGTTCTGGGTCCAACCCACTGTGCAGTCGCTGGGTTTTGTCTTTCACACCACGGATCTGCTGCAGCCACACCATGTCTGGACCACTTCGGATCTGAATCACTCCAGTTGGGAGTCCTGGGTGCGTGACTATTACGATGCCGAGCAGCTTAACGACGCCAATCTGGTGACCGCTGCGCTGGCGGACTTCAGCCCGCTGGATCCGGCCAGCTCCGAGATCCGTGGCCTGCTTACCCAGGGCGGAAACCTGGCTTATGCCGCTGGCGGTCAGGTGCTTTACAGTGAAGATCACGCCATGCGCCGTGATGTGGGCCGTCAGGTGATCCCCCACGCCATCGCCATGGTGGTTCGGCTGCTGAACCATGCCGGCAACAGGGTTGCACCATGA
- the bdpA gene encoding BAR domain-like protein A BdpA gives MFAKVAALMLPAITLCQSAMAVAGNDIQFSSDFELGTGSEWSFVYGCERQNAVPRSGEGALHCGPGTAVLISSQGLAELGMLELWLKPDSVHSRFKLSLYSSESGGLNSIWTPVAVLEGEGDDSYQAQRIAIDEAGQRFLRLDIETQNGGVSLDDIRIDKIQLNAALAKNERRIIGGLLEKIKEDQDYKLQSDSIATMARSFAGQLESQRQYLEYANGIYSSITFVLATSERNKMANPLVYKTFKGILNDTKRVATPLQEARLNSMIKPFGDLVGATLKLVSAGTYAVFAEPFKSFLAATFDKSNIDNSDLSRSDKKFARENGLAIYERAEKFMTELERELGQTTALDNDLSQILKNIDSFRKDLERFMGDTMQYADLGRNQENRSALMSKDEASRAAIQQKAQDNIARRANALADARRQTDLVQYLLRTSGYIETTQGYKERFNQITAQVLSFYDRFERSVAPEANPFSEGEDRKLWEQHAVRARAYIKDSRDAFQKAYM, from the coding sequence ATGTTTGCCAAAGTCGCAGCCTTGATGCTGCCCGCCATCACCCTATGCCAGTCGGCCATGGCCGTCGCCGGCAATGATATCCAATTCAGCAGTGACTTTGAGCTGGGCACCGGCAGTGAGTGGTCCTTTGTCTATGGCTGTGAGCGTCAAAACGCCGTGCCTCGCTCCGGTGAAGGCGCGCTGCATTGTGGTCCAGGCACTGCCGTGCTTATCAGCAGTCAGGGATTGGCGGAGCTGGGTATGTTGGAACTGTGGCTTAAGCCCGACAGTGTCCACAGCCGCTTTAAACTCAGTCTGTACAGTTCCGAGTCCGGTGGACTCAACAGCATCTGGACTCCGGTGGCCGTGCTTGAAGGCGAGGGGGATGACAGCTATCAAGCCCAGCGTATCGCTATAGACGAAGCCGGTCAGCGCTTTTTGCGCCTGGATATTGAAACCCAGAATGGCGGCGTCAGCCTCGACGATATCCGCATAGATAAAATTCAGCTCAATGCGGCGCTGGCCAAAAACGAGCGCCGCATCATTGGTGGTCTGCTGGAGAAAATCAAGGAAGATCAGGATTACAAGCTGCAGTCGGATTCCATTGCCACCATGGCCCGCAGTTTTGCCGGCCAGCTCGAGAGCCAGCGCCAGTATTTGGAATATGCCAACGGTATCTATTCCTCCATCACCTTTGTGCTGGCCACCTCCGAGCGTAACAAGATGGCCAACCCCCTGGTGTACAAAACCTTTAAGGGCATTTTGAACGACACCAAGCGGGTGGCCACACCGCTGCAGGAAGCCAGGCTCAATTCCATGATAAAGCCCTTCGGCGATCTGGTTGGCGCCACGCTCAAGCTGGTCAGTGCCGGCACCTATGCGGTGTTTGCCGAGCCGTTCAAATCCTTCCTGGCGGCGACCTTTGACAAGTCCAATATAGATAATTCGGATCTCAGTCGCAGCGACAAGAAATTTGCCCGAGAGAACGGTCTGGCCATCTATGAACGGGCCGAGAAATTCATGACCGAGCTGGAGCGGGAGCTGGGACAGACCACGGCGTTGGATAACGATTTGAGCCAGATCCTGAAAAACATCGACAGCTTCCGCAAGGATCTGGAACGCTTTATGGGCGACACCATGCAATATGCCGATCTGGGGCGTAATCAGGAAAACCGCAGTGCCCTGATGAGCAAGGATGAAGCCAGCCGTGCCGCCATTCAGCAAAAAGCCCAGGATAATATTGCCAGGCGGGCCAACGCCCTGGCCGATGCCAGGCGCCAGACGGATCTGGTGCAATACCTGCTGCGAACCTCGGGATACATAGAAACGACCCAGGGTTATAAAGAACGTTTCAACCAGATCACCGCTCAGGTGCTGTCATTTTACGATCGCTTTGAACGCTCGGTGGCGCCGGAGGCCAACCCCTTCAGCGAGGGGGAAGATCGCAAATTGTGGGAACAACACGCCGTGCGCGCCCGGGCCTATATCAAGGATTCCAGGGATGCGTTCCAGAAGGCCTATATGTGA
- a CDS encoding cell division protein ZapC, with protein MLLMPNRDWQWTYNDAYGVLSVSLGAEMEFLTPYKAKSLIPDALHEHEFSVEHARFYIELLDRLQKNLKLTDAALVQIALNATAAHFMLKPQMPKSWFFDTTDVCVYAEVGKVFELKCNREKYLVLVVENTLQAALVMMLSSECCLSDAKSLQQFDTIKVMHNRLHEIRVKRHTVAA; from the coding sequence ATGTTATTAATGCCAAACAGGGATTGGCAATGGACATATAACGATGCTTACGGTGTATTAAGCGTTTCGTTAGGCGCGGAAATGGAATTTCTGACCCCTTACAAAGCCAAATCCTTAATTCCGGATGCATTGCATGAGCACGAATTTAGCGTCGAGCACGCCAGGTTCTATATTGAGCTGCTCGATCGTCTGCAAAAGAATTTGAAATTAACCGATGCAGCCCTGGTGCAAATAGCACTCAATGCCACAGCGGCGCATTTTATGCTCAAGCCCCAGATGCCCAAGTCCTGGTTTTTTGATACCACAGATGTTTGTGTTTATGCGGAAGTGGGCAAGGTATTTGAGCTTAAATGCAACCGGGAAAAATATCTGGTGCTGGTGGTGGAAAATACCCTGCAAGCTGCTCTGGTCATGATGCTTTCAAGTGAATGTTGCTTAAGTGATGCCAAGAGTTTGCAGCAGTTTGATACCATCAAAGTCATGCACAATCGCCTGCACGAAATCAGAGTAAAACGTCACACTGTTGCCGCTTGA